A region from the Triticum aestivum cultivar Chinese Spring chromosome 3D, IWGSC CS RefSeq v2.1, whole genome shotgun sequence genome encodes:
- the LOC123075817 gene encoding DIMBOA UDP-glucosyltransferase BX8 → MVASAAEKAPATSSGGNRRVLLFPLPFQGHLNPMLQLADVLHARGLRVTVFHAAFNAPDPACRPAGYRFVPVGAGVPTADLVPTGSNADFAGALLGINERLQGPFQDSLREALEDEEGAPACLVLDSNLRGMQVVADRLGVPTLVLRTGGAACLVAYMAFPALCDKGLLPPQDHSQLNMPLDDLPPLRLQDMVFSTTTPHETMTTCLERIVESAKCSSGVILNTFNDLEDVELQKIIDGVRVPVYAIGPLYKISSGAQSSLLSPDQTCLHWLDKQEARSVLFVSFGSLASMDQEELVETAWGLAHSRMPFLWVIRPDAVHGSGKVGLPDGFEEETQGRGMVVSWAPQQDVLGHQAVGGFWTHNGWNSTLESICEGVPMICRPHFADQMINARYVEEVWKVGFELEGKLERGNIERGIRKFLCEEEGGEMRRRASDLKNKATRCIKKGGSSQNMVGLLVNCIMSLPSSI, encoded by the exons ATGGTGGCCAGCGCGGCGGAGAAGGCTCCGGCGACGTCGAGCGGTGGCAACAGGAGGGTGCTGCTGTTCCCGCTGCCGTTCCAGGGCCACCTGAACCCGATGCTGCAGCTGGCCGACGTGCTGCACGCTCGTGGCCTCCGCGTCACCGTCTTCCACGCGGCCTTCAACGCGCCGGACCCCGCGTGCCGCCCCGCCGGGTACCGCTTCGTGCCCGTCGGCGCCGGCGTGCCGACGGCTGACCTCGTCCCCACTGGCAGCAACGCCGACTTCGCCGGGGCGCTGCTCGGCATCAACGAGCGCCTGCAGGGGCCTTTCCAGGACAGCCTCCGCGAGGCGCTGGAGGATGAGGAGGGGGCGCCGGCGTGCCTGGTGCTGGACTCCAACCTCCGGGGCATGCAGGTGGTCGCCGACCGGCTGGGCGTGCCGACGCTGGTGCTGCGCACGGGTGGCGCCGCCTGCCTCGTGGCCTACATGGCCTTCCCGGCGCTCTGCGACAAGGGCCTCCTCCCGCCACAAG ACCATTCTCAACTAAACATGCCACTGGATGATCTCCCACCACTCCGGCTGCAAGACATGGTCTTCTCAACCACAACTCCACATGAAACGATGACCACCTGCCTAGAACGCATTGTGGAATCGGCAAAGTGTTCTTCAGGTGTAATCCTCAACACCTTCAACGACCTCGAAGATGTCGAGCTCCAAAAGATCATTGATGGTGTGCGTGTCCCAGTGTATGCGATTGGTCCTCTTTACAAGATATCTTCAGGTGCCCAGAGCAGCCTATTGTCTCCAgaccaaacttgtttgcattggCTAGACAAGCAAGAGGCACGGTCTGTTTTGTTCGTGAGCTTTGGAAGCTTGGCATCGATGGATCAAGAAGAGCTAGTTGAGACTGCATGGGGCTTGGCCCATAGCCGCATGCCATTTCTTTGGGTGATCAGGCCTGACGCGGTTCATGGTTCAGGGAAAGTAGGCCTACCTGACGGCTTTGAGGAAGAGACACAAGGTAGGGGAATGGTGGTGAGCTGGGCCCCACAACAAGATGTTCTTGGGCACCAAGCAGTTGGTGGCTTTTGGACCCATAACGGCTGGAACTCGACGTTGGAGAGCATATGTGAGGGTGTTCCGATGATATGTAGACCTCATTTTGCTGACCAAATGATAAATGCCAGGTATGTCGAGGAGGTGTGGAAAGTAGGGTTTGAGTTAGAGGGCAAGTTGGAGAGGGGGAATATTGAGAGGGGTATTAGAAAGTTCTTGTGCGAAGAAGAAGGTGGAGAGATGAGGCGAAGAGCAAGTGATCTCAAGAACAAAGCAACCCGGTGTATCAAGAAAGGGGGCTCTTCGCAAAATATGGTTGGTTTGCTTGTGAACTGCATAATGTCATTACCTTCTTCCATTTAG
- the LOC123075818 gene encoding ervatamin-B produces MFRRVFVAAGTSLLRRFCSQSMAAGSPSRPGGATMLRRFYSLTATASSPSRPAGATLFHRFHSQTTAAGSPWRPAGVTMVRRFGSNAAVAGSLSRPAGARMIRQFCSQAAVVGLRRLCSPATAAGSLSRPAGARMLQLQFQRKIGHVAATAGHRFGFFRRYAMPMVMVAFGVGLWCMKKNAELAERAARPSKVDWVEAGVVSPVVRNQKDCGSCWAMAVAASVEAVNYLKTWRSIRLSVQELVDCNIQNYGCNGGDYWYAFRYVKENGLTTESSYPYKARQGICRKLDKKVEGRISNFRYVRRNEDALEKAVAKQPVIVTVQGDHLQWYNGGIMDYKFDKRLTGWHAVLVVGYGTDSRGVKYWRIKNSWGKSWGEGGFGRIRRYVDDKRGALGIFVYRPVYPVLRT; encoded by the exons ATGTTTCGTCGGGTATTTGTCGCCGCCGGGACGTCCCTGTTACGCCGGTTCTGCAGCCAGTCCATGGCGGCCGGGTCGCCGTCGAGGCCTGGTGGAGCAACCATGTTACGCCGGTTCTACAGCCTGACGGCAACGGCCAGCTCGCCGTCAAGGCCTGCCGGAGCAACCCTGTTCCACCGGTTCCACAGCCAGACAACAGCGGCTGGGTCGCCGTGGAGGCCTGCGGGAGTAACCATGGTACGCCGGTTCGGCAGCAATGCTGCCGTGGCCGGGTCGCTGTCGAGGCCAGCCGGAGCAAGAATGATACGCCAGTTCTGCAGCCAGGCCGCGGTGGTCGGGTTGCGCCGGTTGTGCAGCCCTGCCACGGCGGCCGGGTCGCTGTCGAGGCCTGCAGGAGCTAGGATGCTACAGCTACAA TTTCAGAGGAAAATTGGGCATGTTGCAGCTACCGCCGGCCACCGCTTCGGCTTCTTTCGCAG ATATGCCATGCCTATGGTGATGGTTGCCTTTGGTGTTGGGCTTTGGTGTATGAAGAAGAATGCAGAGCTTGCTGAGAGGGCTGCCCGTCCGTCAAAGGTTGATTGGGTTGAAGCCGGAGTTGTCTCTCCGGTCGTGAGAAACCAAAAGGATTGTG GGAGCTGTTGGGCCATGGCAGTTGCAGCTTCGGTCGAGGCAGTAAATTACCTCAAGACTTGGCGATCAATCAGGTTGTCAGTTCAAGAGCTCGTCGACTGCAACATACAGAACTACGGGTGTAATGGTGGCGACTACTGGTATGCTTTCCGCTATGTAAAGGAAAATGGGCTCACAACAGAATCTTCATACCCATACAAGGCTCGGCAGGGTATATGTCGCAAACTGGATAAAAAAGTAGAAGGAAGGATATCGAACTTCCGCTATGTCCGCCGAAACGAGGATGCATTGGAGAAAGCGGTAGCAAAGCAACCCGTGATCGTCACTGTGCAAGGTGATCATTTGCAGTGGTACAACGGAGGCATCATGGACTACAAATTTGATAAAAGACTTACCGGCTGGCACGCTGTCTTGGTCGTCGGTTATGGCACAGACTCCAGAGGTGTCAAGTACTGGCGCATCAAGAATTCATGGGGAAAAAGTTGGGGTGAAGGGGGGTTTGGGAGGATCCGAAGGTATGTTGACGATAAGAGAGGCGCTCTGGGCATTTTCGTTTATAGACCAGTATATCCTGTGCTTAGGACTTGA